Proteins encoded together in one Mycobacterium sp. MS1601 window:
- a CDS encoding glycosyltransferase family 4 protein — MRIGMVCPYSFDVPGGVQSHILQLAEVMRARGHDVSVLAPSSPDAELPDYVVSGGKATPIPYNGSVARLRFGPAAHRMVKKWIAAGDFDVLHLHEPNAPSLSMLALQAAEGPIVATFHTSTTKSLWLSAFQGVLRPYHEKIVGRIAVSDLARRWQMEALGTDAVEIPNGVDVESFASAPLLPGYPKPGRSVLFLGRFGEPRKGMAVLLAALPALVARFPEIEILIVGRGDEDELRSRAGELASRLRFFGQVDDAQKASALRSADVYCAPHTGGESFGIVLVEAMAAGTAVVASDLDAFRRVLDDGKSGKLVPVDDPDALAEAVIEMLSDDVARQHYVDAAAVAVQRYDWSVVAGQIMRVYETVAGAGIKVQVAS; from the coding sequence ATGCGCATCGGGATGGTGTGCCCGTACTCCTTCGACGTGCCCGGTGGGGTGCAGTCGCACATCCTGCAGCTGGCGGAGGTGATGCGTGCGCGCGGTCACGACGTCAGCGTGCTGGCGCCGTCCTCGCCGGATGCCGAATTGCCCGACTACGTCGTCTCCGGGGGCAAAGCGACACCTATTCCGTACAACGGTTCGGTGGCGCGGCTGCGGTTCGGGCCGGCTGCCCACCGCATGGTCAAGAAGTGGATTGCGGCGGGAGACTTCGACGTGCTGCACCTGCATGAGCCGAACGCCCCCAGTCTGTCGATGCTCGCACTGCAGGCTGCCGAGGGGCCGATCGTCGCGACCTTTCACACGTCGACAACCAAATCGTTGTGGCTCAGCGCTTTCCAGGGTGTTCTGCGGCCGTATCACGAGAAGATCGTGGGCCGGATCGCCGTGTCGGACCTGGCGCGGCGCTGGCAGATGGAAGCCCTGGGCACCGATGCGGTGGAGATTCCCAACGGTGTCGACGTCGAATCCTTCGCCTCGGCGCCCCTGCTGCCCGGCTATCCGAAGCCTGGTCGTTCAGTGCTGTTCCTCGGCCGCTTCGGGGAGCCCCGCAAGGGCATGGCGGTGCTGCTGGCTGCACTACCCGCGCTGGTGGCACGCTTCCCAGAGATCGAGATCTTGATCGTCGGTCGCGGCGATGAGGACGAATTGCGCTCTCGAGCTGGGGAATTGGCGTCGCGACTACGCTTCTTCGGGCAGGTCGACGACGCGCAGAAGGCCTCGGCGCTGCGCAGCGCCGATGTCTACTGTGCCCCGCACACCGGCGGGGAGAGCTTCGGGATCGTGCTGGTGGAGGCCATGGCCGCCGGCACCGCGGTGGTGGCCAGTGACCTGGACGCATTCCGCCGGGTGCTCGACGACGGTAAGTCGGGAAAGCTTGTCCCCGTTGATGATCCGGATGCTCTGGCGGAAGCCGTGATCGAGATGCTCTCCGACGACGTGGCTCGCCAACACTACGTCGACGCCGCTGCGGTAGCGGTACAGCGTTACGACTGGTCGGTGGTGGCGGGGCAGATCATGCGGGTGTATGAGACCGTCGCCGGAGCGGGTATCAAAGTGCAGGTGGCCAGCTAG
- a CDS encoding phosphatidylinositol mannoside acyltransferase, with amino-acid sequence MRGLPGSEQFSDWGYAAGWRLVRAMPESVARNTFEAGAWYAARGGGPDQLRKNLARVTGVTPEEVPAALMRASLGSYARYWREAFRLPSMDLAAVAARVDQRFIGADKLQAAHDSGVGGVLALPHSGNWDMAGVWLAQKFGTFATVAERLKPETLFNRFVAYRESLGFEVFPLSGGQRPPFDLLSERLRQNIFVCLMAERDLTRNGVEVKFFGELTRMPAGSAKLAISTGAPLFPVHVFYDGEDCVVEVQDALDTSSGDVAVVTQDLADRFAANIAAHPQDWHMLQPQWLADLSDSRRARLEG; translated from the coding sequence ATGCGGGGACTGCCTGGTAGTGAGCAGTTCTCCGACTGGGGTTACGCGGCGGGCTGGCGACTGGTGCGGGCCATGCCGGAGTCCGTGGCCCGCAACACCTTCGAAGCCGGAGCGTGGTACGCCGCGCGGGGCGGTGGCCCGGACCAGCTGCGCAAGAATCTGGCCAGGGTGACGGGGGTGACGCCCGAGGAGGTGCCCGCAGCATTGATGCGGGCCTCGTTGGGGTCCTACGCCCGGTACTGGCGTGAGGCGTTCCGATTACCGTCGATGGATCTGGCTGCGGTGGCGGCCCGGGTGGATCAGCGGTTCATCGGCGCCGACAAGCTGCAGGCCGCCCATGACAGCGGTGTGGGCGGGGTGCTGGCGTTACCGCACAGCGGCAACTGGGACATGGCCGGGGTGTGGCTGGCGCAGAAGTTCGGCACGTTTGCCACGGTTGCCGAGCGCTTGAAACCGGAAACGCTGTTCAACCGGTTCGTCGCCTACCGGGAAAGCCTCGGCTTCGAGGTGTTCCCGCTCTCCGGCGGGCAGCGGCCCCCGTTCGACCTGCTCTCGGAACGGTTGCGGCAGAACATCTTCGTCTGCCTGATGGCCGAGCGTGACCTCACCCGCAACGGTGTCGAGGTCAAGTTCTTCGGTGAGCTCACCCGAATGCCCGCGGGATCTGCGAAACTGGCCATCTCCACCGGGGCGCCGTTGTTCCCCGTGCACGTGTTCTACGACGGCGAGGACTGCGTGGTCGAGGTCCAGGACGCCCTGGACACCAGCTCGGGCGACGTCGCCGTCGTCACCCAGGACCTGGCGGATCGTTTTGCCGCGAACATCGCCGCCCATCCCCAGGACTGGCACATGCTGCAGCCGCAGTGGCTGGCAGACCTGTCCGATTCCCGGCGAGCGCGGTTGGAGGGGTAA
- the pgsA gene encoding phosphatidylinositol phosphate synthase, whose amino-acid sequence MSDFYLTSRAAYAKLSRPVAKFALRVGFTPDSITIIGTAGSVIAALTLLPIGQLWWGSFAVFVFVLADMLDGAMARERGYGSRFGSVLDATCDRIADGAVFCGLLWWVAFGMQSTSLVVATMICLVTSQVISYIKARAEASGLDGGGGLIERPERLIIVLNGAGLSGLFGLPILLHVAMWVLAVASLVTVAQRIHRVRCSPGAMDPLPTGPTAEPEPGEP is encoded by the coding sequence ATGAGCGATTTCTACCTGACCTCCCGCGCCGCGTACGCCAAACTCTCCCGGCCGGTGGCCAAATTCGCTCTGCGCGTGGGTTTCACTCCCGACAGCATCACCATCATCGGTACGGCGGGCAGCGTCATCGCGGCGCTCACACTGCTGCCCATCGGCCAGTTGTGGTGGGGTTCGTTCGCGGTGTTCGTCTTCGTGCTCGCCGACATGCTCGACGGAGCCATGGCACGAGAGCGGGGTTACGGCTCGCGGTTCGGGTCGGTGCTCGACGCCACGTGTGACCGGATTGCCGACGGCGCGGTGTTCTGCGGCCTGCTGTGGTGGGTGGCCTTCGGGATGCAGAGCACCTCCCTGGTGGTGGCGACCATGATCTGTCTGGTGACTTCGCAGGTGATCTCGTACATCAAGGCCCGTGCCGAGGCCAGCGGCCTCGACGGTGGCGGTGGCCTGATCGAGCGCCCGGAGCGGTTGATCATCGTGCTGAACGGAGCGGGGTTGTCCGGGCTGTTCGGGCTACCGATCCTGCTGCATGTGGCGATGTGGGTGCTGGCTGTCGCCAGTCTGGTGACGGTGGCGCAGCGCATCCACCGCGTGCGGTGCTCGCCCGGCGCCATGGATCCGTTACCGACCGGGCCGACCGCCGAACCAGAACCGGGGGAGCCGTGA
- a CDS encoding HIT family protein, whose amino-acid sequence MTEERRLVDVGTGEPDHLQRLWTPHRMSYIAEAPMKKGPGSAGSEQPFTDIPQMSDEDGLIVARGELVYAVLNLYPYNPGHLMVVPYRRVSELEELTPQESAELMAFAQKAIRVMKTVSQPHGFNVGLNLGSSAGGSLAEHLHMHVVPRWGGDANFITIIGDTKVIPQLLRDTRALLATAWAAEP is encoded by the coding sequence GTGACCGAGGAGCGCAGGCTGGTAGACGTCGGGACGGGTGAACCGGACCACCTGCAACGGCTGTGGACGCCGCATCGGATGAGTTACATCGCCGAAGCTCCCATGAAGAAGGGGCCGGGTTCGGCGGGCTCGGAGCAGCCGTTCACCGACATCCCGCAGATGAGTGACGAGGACGGGCTGATCGTGGCCCGCGGCGAACTGGTCTACGCGGTGCTGAACCTGTACCCGTACAACCCCGGGCACCTGATGGTGGTGCCCTATCGCAGGGTCTCCGAACTGGAGGAGCTGACACCGCAGGAAAGCGCTGAGCTGATGGCCTTCGCCCAGAAGGCGATTCGTGTCATGAAGACCGTGTCGCAACCACACGGGTTCAATGTCGGGCTCAACCTCGGTTCATCGGCGGGCGGTTCGCTGGCCGAGCACCTGCACATGCATGTCGTTCCGCGCTGGGGTGGTGACGCCAACTTCATCACCATCATCGGCGACACCAAGGTGATCCCGCAGCTGCTGCGCGACACCAGGGCGCTGCTGGCCACGGCGTGGGCCGCGGAGCCATGA
- the thrS gene encoding threonine--tRNA ligase: MSAPAQPAPAAVIRVPAGTTAAAAVREAGLPGRGEPDAIVVVTDADGKLRDLSWVPDVDADVTPVAANTDTGRSVIRHSAAHVLAQAVQDLFPEAKLGIGPPITDGFYYDFDVAEPFTPENLQALEKRMQKIIKDGQLFSRRVYASKDQAREELATEPFKLELIDDKSGELEGSDEVMEIGGDELTAYDNLNPRTKERVWGDLCRGPHIPTTRFIPAFKLTRSSAAYWRGDQRNASLQRIYGTAWESQEALDHHLELIEEALKRDHRKLGTELDLFSFPDEIGSGLVVFHPKGGIVRNEMEEYSRKQHIAAGYEFVNTPHLTKGQLFHTSGHLDWYADGMFPPMQIDAELNPDGTVRKPGQDYYLKPMNCPMHCLIFRARGRSYRELPLRLFEFGTVYRYEKSGVVHGLTRARGFTQDDAHIYVTREQMRDELASLLQFVLDLLKDYGLDDFFLELSTKDEEKFVGSDEMWEESTRVLAEVAEASGLELVPDPGGAAFYGPKISVQVRDALGRSWQMSTIQLDFNFPERFELEYTAADGTRQRPVMIHRALFGSIERFFAVLLEHYAGAFPAWLSPVQVVGIPVAEAHVPYLKEVAAELKSLGVRVDVDASDDRMAKKIVNQTNQKVPFMLLAGDKDVAGEAVSFRFLDRTQVNGVPKEAAIAAILRWIGDRRNDAPTAETVGALPEVGAGT; the protein is encoded by the coding sequence ATGAGCGCCCCCGCACAGCCCGCCCCCGCCGCCGTGATCCGGGTTCCGGCCGGGACCACTGCCGCCGCGGCGGTGCGAGAGGCGGGTCTGCCCGGCAGGGGAGAGCCCGACGCCATCGTGGTGGTGACCGACGCCGACGGCAAACTGCGTGACCTGTCGTGGGTGCCCGACGTCGACGCCGACGTGACGCCGGTGGCCGCCAACACCGACACCGGTCGCAGCGTCATCCGACACTCGGCCGCGCACGTGCTGGCCCAGGCCGTCCAGGACTTGTTCCCTGAGGCCAAGCTCGGTATCGGACCCCCCATCACCGACGGCTTCTACTACGACTTCGACGTCGCCGAGCCGTTCACCCCGGAGAACCTGCAGGCGCTCGAGAAGCGGATGCAGAAGATCATCAAGGATGGGCAGCTGTTCTCGCGGCGGGTGTATGCCTCCAAAGACCAAGCGCGCGAAGAGCTGGCCACCGAGCCGTTCAAGTTGGAACTCATCGACGACAAGTCCGGTGAACTGGAGGGATCGGACGAGGTGATGGAGATAGGTGGTGACGAGCTCACCGCCTACGACAACCTCAATCCCCGTACCAAAGAGAGGGTTTGGGGTGATCTGTGCCGCGGCCCGCACATCCCCACCACCCGCTTCATCCCGGCGTTCAAACTGACCCGCAGCTCGGCGGCGTACTGGCGTGGTGATCAGCGCAACGCCAGCCTGCAGCGCATCTACGGCACGGCGTGGGAATCGCAGGAGGCCCTCGACCATCACCTCGAGCTCATCGAAGAAGCTCTGAAGCGGGATCACCGCAAGCTCGGCACCGAGCTGGATCTGTTCAGCTTCCCCGACGAAATCGGTTCGGGTCTGGTGGTTTTCCATCCCAAGGGCGGCATCGTGCGCAACGAGATGGAGGAGTACTCGCGCAAGCAGCACATCGCCGCGGGCTACGAGTTCGTCAACACCCCGCACCTGACCAAGGGCCAGCTGTTCCACACCTCCGGCCACCTGGACTGGTACGCCGACGGCATGTTCCCCCCGATGCAGATCGACGCGGAACTCAATCCTGACGGCACGGTGCGCAAACCGGGCCAGGATTACTACCTCAAGCCGATGAACTGCCCGATGCACTGCCTGATCTTCCGTGCCCGGGGACGCTCCTACCGCGAGCTGCCGTTGCGGCTTTTTGAGTTCGGTACCGTCTACCGCTACGAGAAATCGGGCGTGGTGCACGGGTTGACCCGGGCGCGCGGGTTCACCCAGGACGACGCGCATATCTACGTCACCCGTGAGCAGATGCGCGACGAGCTGGCCTCGTTGCTGCAGTTCGTGCTGGACCTCTTGAAGGACTACGGCCTCGACGACTTCTTCCTCGAGCTGTCCACCAAGGACGAGGAGAAGTTCGTCGGCTCCGACGAGATGTGGGAGGAGAGCACCAGGGTGCTCGCCGAGGTCGCCGAGGCCTCCGGTCTGGAACTGGTGCCCGATCCCGGAGGCGCGGCGTTCTACGGGCCGAAGATCTCGGTGCAGGTCCGCGACGCCCTGGGCCGCAGCTGGCAGATGTCGACCATCCAGCTGGACTTCAACTTCCCCGAACGGTTCGAGTTGGAGTACACCGCCGCCGACGGCACCAGGCAGCGTCCGGTGATGATCCATCGCGCGCTGTTCGGTTCCATCGAACGTTTCTTCGCGGTGCTGCTGGAGCACTACGCCGGGGCGTTCCCGGCGTGGCTGTCACCGGTGCAGGTGGTGGGTATCCCGGTGGCAGAAGCGCACGTGCCTTACCTGAAAGAGGTTGCCGCCGAGCTGAAGTCGCTGGGCGTACGGGTCGACGTGGATGCCAGTGATGACCGGATGGCCAAGAAGATCGTCAACCAGACGAATCAGAAGGTGCCGTTCATGCTGCTCGCCGGTGACAAGGATGTGGCCGGCGAAGCCGTGTCGTTCCGGTTCCTCGATCGAACCCAGGTCAACGGCGTCCCGAAGGAGGCGGCCATCGCCGCGATCCTGCGCTGGATCGGTGACCGGCGCAACGACGCCCCCACCGCTGAGACCGTGGGCGCCCTTCCCGAAGTAGGCGCCGGCACGTGA
- a CDS encoding TIGR02611 family protein, with product MKDKLKEIPRRWARWRDGFRHRRTANFTYRVVVGVVGGAVLIVGIIAIPYPGPGWAIVFLGLGILATEFEFAQRALHWVRRRYDAVMDWFGRQGLWVKALGVIFTCAVVVATVWLLGALSWGAGLLGIDWPWLKSPLGLGS from the coding sequence GTGAAAGACAAACTGAAGGAAATCCCGCGCAGGTGGGCACGTTGGCGCGACGGGTTCCGGCACCGCAGGACAGCGAACTTCACCTACCGCGTGGTGGTCGGGGTGGTGGGCGGCGCGGTGTTGATCGTCGGGATCATCGCCATTCCGTACCCGGGTCCGGGCTGGGCCATCGTGTTCCTCGGCCTGGGCATCCTGGCCACCGAATTCGAGTTCGCCCAGCGAGCCCTGCACTGGGTGCGTCGCCGCTACGACGCCGTGATGGACTGGTTCGGCCGCCAGGGTCTGTGGGTGAAGGCGCTGGGCGTGATCTTCACGTGTGCCGTGGTGGTGGCGACGGTGTGGTTGCTGGGCGCGCTCAGCTGGGGTGCCGGTTTGCTCGGAATCGACTGGCCGTGGCTGAAGAGTCCGCTCGGCCTGGGGTCCTGA
- a CDS encoding PaaI family thioesterase, whose amino-acid sequence MASTHAGGGFNPPKPTTKGGPDYGRFVAAVRRMQDHARAADAPDEVITEAADLLEKASALLGPYDADEWSSPSGRRLDLPNRGNILSVPMELAKGEDGAVHGWIRFARYHLGRNGAVHGGAVGLAFDSILGFSAAVLTGGLHQRTAFLHIDYRKIVPVETTLQVEARLAEDVGRKIFVEATVCDGDDVLAEAHALFVRLKPGQP is encoded by the coding sequence GTGGCCAGCACACATGCAGGTGGCGGATTCAATCCGCCGAAACCGACCACCAAGGGTGGTCCCGACTATGGTCGCTTCGTCGCTGCTGTCCGCCGGATGCAGGACCACGCCCGCGCAGCCGACGCCCCCGATGAGGTGATCACCGAGGCGGCCGACCTCCTGGAGAAGGCTTCGGCGCTGCTGGGCCCGTATGACGCCGACGAATGGTCGTCGCCGTCGGGGCGCAGGCTTGATCTGCCCAACCGCGGCAACATCCTGTCGGTGCCGATGGAGCTGGCCAAAGGCGAGGACGGCGCCGTGCACGGCTGGATCCGGTTCGCCCGCTACCACCTGGGGCGCAACGGCGCGGTGCACGGCGGAGCCGTCGGGCTGGCCTTCGATTCGATCCTGGGCTTCAGCGCCGCCGTACTCACCGGCGGACTGCACCAGCGCACCGCCTTCCTGCACATCGACTACCGCAAGATCGTCCCTGTCGAGACCACACTCCAGGTCGAGGCGCGACTGGCCGAGGACGTGGGACGCAAGATCTTTGTCGAGGCAACCGTGTGCGACGGCGACGACGTGCTGGCCGAAGCACATGCCCTGTTCGTTCGGCTCAAACCAGGACAGCCGTAG
- a CDS encoding aldo/keto reductase produces MRVTGKGVWGPPADRDECVRVLRRAVELGVNFIDTADSYGPYVSEELIREALHPYPEDLVIATKAGLLRTGPDVWVPLAKPAYLRQEVEMSLVRLGVETIDLFQLHRIDPDYSIADQVGELAALQREGKIRHIGLSEVDVDQLRAAQKEAAIVSVQNMYNLTVRQSESLLDVVTAEGIGFIPWFPLAAGPLAAQDGPLQKIAADHGATASQLALAWLLARSPAMVPIPGTSKVAHLEENVAAADITLTDEEYATLSAAGS; encoded by the coding sequence ATGCGCGTCACCGGCAAGGGCGTGTGGGGGCCGCCTGCGGACCGCGATGAGTGCGTCCGCGTACTGCGCCGAGCTGTCGAGCTGGGCGTCAACTTCATCGACACCGCCGACTCCTACGGCCCGTACGTCTCCGAGGAACTGATCCGCGAGGCGCTGCATCCCTACCCCGAGGATCTGGTGATCGCCACCAAGGCCGGTCTGCTGCGCACCGGCCCCGACGTCTGGGTTCCGCTGGCAAAGCCCGCTTACCTGCGTCAGGAAGTGGAGATGAGTCTGGTCCGGCTGGGTGTGGAGACCATCGACCTGTTCCAGTTGCACCGCATCGACCCCGACTACTCGATTGCCGACCAGGTAGGGGAGCTGGCTGCGCTGCAACGCGAAGGCAAGATCCGCCACATCGGGCTCTCGGAGGTCGACGTGGATCAACTGCGTGCCGCGCAGAAGGAGGCCGCCATCGTCTCCGTGCAGAACATGTACAACCTCACGGTGCGCCAGTCCGAATCGCTGCTGGACGTGGTGACCGCCGAGGGCATCGGCTTCATCCCGTGGTTCCCGTTGGCTGCAGGACCTCTTGCCGCCCAGGACGGCCCGTTGCAGAAGATCGCCGCCGACCATGGCGCCACGGCGTCGCAGCTCGCGCTGGCGTGGCTGCTCGCGCGCTCGCCCGCGATGGTGCCCATCCCCGGCACCTCCAAGGTCGCTCACCTCGAGGAGAACGTGGCCGCAGCGGACATCACGCTCACCGATGAGGAGTACGCCACGTTGTCAGCTGCAGGTTCGTAG
- a CDS encoding DUF1990 family protein — protein sequence MLLTDLAELPLTYTDVGATADPAGMPAGFNHVHVARRIGCGRQRFEEAGASVLRYGMLRGAGVAVTASTEVAEAGTLVLGRLGFFDAPCRVVYVFDEPNRLGFAYGTLPGHPVAGEERFSVRYDPASESVYAEVAAFSRPHTWWARLGAPALGVVQKIVTRRYLGAL from the coding sequence GTGTTGCTCACCGATCTCGCCGAACTCCCGTTGACGTACACCGATGTGGGTGCGACGGCTGACCCGGCCGGCATGCCCGCCGGGTTCAACCACGTGCACGTGGCGCGTCGGATCGGCTGCGGGCGGCAGCGTTTCGAAGAGGCCGGGGCCTCGGTGCTGCGCTACGGCATGCTGCGCGGGGCCGGGGTCGCGGTGACGGCCAGCACCGAGGTCGCCGAGGCGGGCACCCTGGTCCTGGGCAGGCTCGGATTTTTCGACGCCCCGTGCCGGGTGGTCTACGTCTTCGACGAGCCGAACCGGCTGGGTTTCGCCTACGGCACCCTGCCCGGGCATCCCGTAGCCGGCGAGGAGCGATTTTCGGTGCGATACGACCCCGCCAGCGAGTCGGTGTACGCGGAGGTGGCCGCGTTCTCCCGGCCGCACACGTGGTGGGCCCGACTGGGAGCACCAGCGCTGGGCGTCGTGCAGAAAATCGTCACCCGACGGTATCTGGGCGCCCTGTGA
- a CDS encoding cyclopropane mycolic acid synthase family methyltransferase: MKPHFDDVQAHYDLSDEFFELFLDPTRTYSCAYFARDEMSLQEAQLAKIDLSLSKLNLRPGMTLLDVGCGWGATMLRAVEKYDVNVVGLTLSRNQAATVERRFADVDSPRSRRVVLGGWEQFDEPVDRIVSIGAFEHFGRDRYEDFFTFAHRALPDEGVMLLHTITVCSEEEFKNIKVTMSLLKFIKFIMEEIFPGGRLPSVVDVEEFSRDAGFRCDRVHSLRPHYAKTLDLWAQALQARRADAVAIQSEEVYDRYMRYLTGCADLFRNGNTDVCQFTLVKG; encoded by the coding sequence ATGAAACCCCATTTTGACGACGTGCAGGCACATTACGACCTGTCCGACGAATTCTTCGAGTTGTTTCTCGATCCCACGCGCACGTACAGCTGTGCCTACTTCGCCCGTGACGAGATGTCACTGCAGGAGGCGCAGTTGGCCAAGATCGATCTGTCGCTGTCCAAGCTGAATCTGCGACCCGGCATGACCTTGCTGGACGTCGGTTGCGGCTGGGGCGCCACCATGTTGCGGGCGGTGGAGAAGTACGACGTCAACGTGGTGGGCCTGACGCTGAGCCGCAACCAGGCCGCCACCGTCGAACGACGCTTCGCCGACGTCGACAGTCCCAGGTCCAGGAGGGTGGTGCTGGGCGGCTGGGAGCAGTTCGACGAGCCGGTGGACCGCATCGTGTCGATTGGGGCCTTCGAACACTTCGGCCGCGATCGGTACGAGGACTTCTTCACGTTCGCCCACCGGGCGCTGCCTGACGAGGGCGTGATGTTGCTGCACACCATCACCGTCTGCTCCGAGGAGGAGTTCAAGAACATCAAGGTCACAATGTCCTTGCTGAAGTTCATCAAGTTCATCATGGAGGAGATCTTCCCGGGCGGGCGTCTGCCGTCGGTGGTCGATGTCGAAGAGTTCTCGCGTGATGCCGGGTTCCGTTGCGACCGGGTGCACTCACTGCGCCCGCACTACGCCAAGACGCTGGATCTGTGGGCGCAGGCGCTGCAGGCCCGACGCGCCGACGCCGTCGCCATCCAGTCCGAGGAGGTCTACGACCGCTACATGCGCTACCTGACCGGATGTGCGGATCTGTTCCGCAACGGCAATACCGACGTCTGCCAGTTCACGCTCGTCAAGGGCTGA
- a CDS encoding PAS and ANTAR domain-containing protein: MGKVPGGSKKLPIIPVAQRVGAFRYIAADGRWEWSEAVAAMHGYPQGQVQPTTELVMSHKHPDDAPAVAALIDRMITQGEPFSSRHRIIDTTGRVHVVLVVGDRLTDDEGAVIGTGGFYVDTTDLDEEGGLKEAVAEFAAHRTAIEQAKGMLMVTYQISAEHAFEILSWRSQETNVKLRDLAEQVVADFGRELGVDSGRRERADHVLMTIHKRITG, translated from the coding sequence ATGGGCAAAGTTCCGGGCGGGTCGAAGAAACTGCCGATCATTCCGGTGGCGCAGCGTGTGGGGGCATTCCGTTACATCGCCGCAGATGGGCGCTGGGAATGGTCGGAGGCGGTCGCGGCCATGCACGGCTATCCACAGGGCCAGGTTCAGCCCACGACCGAGCTGGTGATGTCGCACAAACATCCCGACGATGCGCCCGCGGTGGCCGCCCTCATCGACCGGATGATCACCCAGGGCGAACCGTTCAGTAGCAGGCATCGCATCATCGACACCACCGGACGCGTGCACGTGGTCCTGGTGGTCGGAGATCGGCTGACCGACGATGAGGGCGCGGTCATCGGCACCGGCGGGTTCTACGTCGACACCACAGATCTCGACGAGGAGGGAGGCCTGAAGGAGGCGGTGGCGGAGTTCGCCGCGCACCGGACCGCCATCGAACAGGCCAAGGGCATGCTGATGGTGACCTACCAGATCTCGGCCGAGCACGCCTTCGAGATCCTGTCCTGGCGGTCACAGGAGACCAACGTCAAACTCCGGGACCTGGCCGAGCAGGTGGTTGCCGACTTCGGCCGCGAGCTGGGCGTCGACTCTGGCCGTCGCGAGCGCGCCGACCATGTGCTGATGACCATCCACAAACGGATCACGGGTTAG